One genomic window of Pseudomonas sp. LFM046 includes the following:
- a CDS encoding Rieske 2Fe-2S domain-containing protein produces the protein MEQSTPLQGGVSAPRFARGWHCLGLVADYADGKPHPLNIFGTRLVAFRGEDGAMHILDGYCPHMGADLASGHVEGDAVVCPFHHWKWGSDGKCVSIPYCKRVPLRARVKAWPTLEKNQLLYVWNDPEGNAPDPEVEVPRIEACYSSEWTEWMMRKMVIQTNCRELVDNLADFAHFGPVHGSPASYFCNTFDGHRGYQMFQGEDSELLGSGLRADSAYFGPAYHITRMSAQAGEQTLDSLLLNCHVPIDQNSFELRYAIKVRKQPGLSEAQNLAIAEGYAGQAHKSFFQDVEIWHSKTRIDKPILCEGDGPVYQLREWYEQFYTDVADLPVPTRKVFECKGGVWQQLAEVPEQARSQLHLI, from the coding sequence ATGGAACAGTCGACTCCCCTTCAAGGCGGCGTATCCGCGCCGCGCTTCGCCCGAGGCTGGCACTGCCTCGGCCTGGTCGCCGATTACGCAGACGGCAAGCCTCACCCACTGAACATCTTTGGCACCCGCCTCGTGGCATTCCGTGGCGAAGATGGCGCGATGCACATCCTCGACGGCTACTGCCCGCACATGGGCGCGGACCTCGCCAGTGGGCACGTGGAGGGCGATGCCGTGGTGTGCCCGTTCCATCACTGGAAGTGGGGCAGCGACGGCAAGTGCGTGTCGATTCCCTATTGCAAGCGCGTGCCCCTGCGGGCGCGGGTCAAGGCGTGGCCGACGCTGGAGAAGAACCAGCTGCTGTACGTCTGGAACGACCCCGAGGGCAATGCGCCGGACCCCGAGGTGGAGGTGCCGCGCATCGAGGCCTGTTATTCGTCCGAGTGGACGGAGTGGATGATGCGCAAGATGGTCATCCAGACGAACTGCCGCGAACTGGTGGATAACCTCGCCGACTTCGCGCATTTCGGGCCGGTGCATGGCTCGCCGGCCAGTTACTTCTGCAACACCTTCGACGGGCATCGGGGCTACCAGATGTTCCAGGGCGAGGACAGCGAGCTGCTGGGCAGCGGTCTGCGCGCGGACAGCGCCTATTTCGGCCCCGCCTACCACATCACCCGCATGAGCGCGCAGGCCGGCGAGCAGACCCTCGACTCACTGTTGCTCAACTGCCACGTGCCGATCGACCAGAACAGCTTCGAGCTGCGCTACGCCATCAAGGTGCGCAAGCAGCCGGGGCTGTCCGAGGCGCAGAACCTGGCCATCGCCGAAGGCTATGCCGGGCAGGCGCACAAGTCCTTCTTCCAGGACGTGGAGATCTGGCACAGCAAGACCCGCATCGACAAACCGATTCTCTGCGAGGGGGATGGCCCGGTGTACCAGCTGCGCGAGTGGTACGAGCAGTTCTACACCGACGTTGCCGACCTGCCTGTGCCGACCCGCAAGGTATTCGAGTGCAAGGGCGGTGTCTGGCAGCAGCTCGCCGAAGTGCCCGAACAGGCCCGCAGCCAACTGCACCTGATCTGA
- a CDS encoding SDR family NAD(P)-dependent oxidoreductase → MRLEGKVALVTGAGSGMGRATAALFAAEGASVVVVDIDEAAAQRTVAELATRESSLARACDIGDSAAVARLFAEVEARYGCLDVLVNNAGIGQVPGDGFDQYQQRLARRNEQLAAGVEPDVFTDMVVDLTDAGWQRIVDINLGGTFYCSRAAVRLMIASGRRGSIINIASLSALSGEGPAAYCASKAAVIGLGKCLARDLGPRGIRVNTICPGPTRTPMMQSISREWQQALERAIPLGRLLEPDEIARTCLFLASDEASAFTGQTLAAAGGMMML, encoded by the coding sequence ATGAGGCTCGAAGGCAAGGTCGCGCTGGTTACCGGCGCAGGATCGGGAATGGGGCGCGCCACGGCGGCATTGTTCGCTGCCGAAGGGGCGAGCGTGGTGGTGGTGGACATCGACGAGGCGGCGGCGCAGCGCACGGTCGCCGAACTGGCAACGCGCGAGAGCAGTCTTGCCAGGGCCTGTGACATCGGTGACAGCGCGGCGGTGGCGAGATTGTTCGCCGAGGTGGAGGCGCGTTACGGCTGCCTCGATGTGCTGGTCAACAACGCCGGCATCGGCCAGGTGCCAGGCGATGGCTTCGACCAGTACCAGCAGCGGCTGGCGCGCCGCAATGAGCAGCTGGCGGCGGGTGTCGAGCCCGACGTGTTCACCGACATGGTCGTCGACCTGACCGATGCCGGCTGGCAGCGCATCGTCGATATCAACCTGGGCGGCACCTTCTACTGCAGCCGTGCGGCGGTGCGCCTGATGATCGCCAGCGGCCGGCGCGGCTCGATCATCAACATCGCCAGCCTGTCCGCGCTCAGCGGCGAAGGGCCGGCGGCCTACTGCGCATCCAAGGCCGCGGTGATCGGCCTGGGCAAATGCCTGGCGCGGGACCTCGGCCCGCGCGGAATCCGCGTCAACACCATCTGCCCGGGGCCGACCCGCACGCCGATGATGCAGTCGATCTCTCGCGAATGGCAGCAGGCCCTGGAACGCGCCATTCCCCTGGGACGCCTGCTGGAGCCGGACGAAATCGCCCGCACTTGCCTGTTCCTGGCCAGCGACGAAGCCAGTGCGTTTACCGGACAAACCCTCGCCGCCGCCGGCGGCATGATGATGCTCTGA
- a CDS encoding SRPBCC domain-containing protein encodes MPEEKNLVRSLTVDIAAPAELVWSVLVDLARYPEWNPFTVKVESSLQLGEPVNLFLPNPASPGELVHVIEQLVAFEPHRLLSWEMFASADNPDAARRDQVIEATGPASCRYYTTDLFLGPTADQVMELHGPWVKQGFDAVALAVKARAESLFGANR; translated from the coding sequence ATGCCTGAAGAAAAAAACCTGGTCCGCTCCCTGACCGTGGATATCGCCGCCCCCGCCGAGCTCGTGTGGTCGGTGCTGGTGGACCTGGCGCGCTATCCCGAATGGAACCCCTTCACCGTCAAGGTGGAGTCCAGCCTGCAACTGGGTGAACCGGTGAACCTGTTCCTGCCCAATCCCGCCAGCCCCGGCGAGCTGGTGCACGTGATCGAGCAACTGGTGGCCTTCGAACCGCACCGCCTGCTCTCGTGGGAGATGTTCGCCAGCGCCGACAATCCCGACGCAGCCCGTCGCGACCAGGTGATCGAAGCCACCGGTCCGGCAAGCTGCCGCTACTACACCACCGACCTGTTCCTCGGCCCCACCGCCGACCAGGTGATGGAACTGCACGGCCCCTGGGTCAAGCAGGGCTTCGATGCGGTCGCCCTGGCGGTGAAGGCACGGGCCGAATCGCTGTTCGGCGCCAACCGCTGA
- a CDS encoding SDR family NAD(P)-dependent oxidoreductase codes for MSGRLQGKVALISGAGTGIGAAAARLFAAQGARVMVCGRRQAPLEAVVAQIRKQGGEADWVQTDVTDEQAVDRAVSKTLERFGRFDIMVNNAVNYTWGPLVGLSTEEWHKSLRGSLDVAFFGTRAAMRVMQGKGGSIVNMGSVVGLLGSPGLSAYGAAKAGVVNFSRAAALEGAPENIRVNVVIPGVVWSEGTREAMRSEEMAAGTARSVPLKRIGEPEEVANAILFLASDEASYITGQTLVVDGGKTSELNVGASDYTSATSTEIRSALSEA; via the coding sequence ATGAGTGGACGACTGCAAGGCAAGGTGGCGCTGATCAGTGGCGCCGGTACGGGGATCGGTGCGGCGGCGGCGCGGCTGTTCGCCGCCCAGGGCGCCAGGGTGATGGTCTGCGGCCGCCGCCAGGCGCCGCTGGAGGCGGTGGTGGCCCAGATTCGCAAGCAGGGCGGGGAGGCCGACTGGGTGCAGACCGACGTCACCGACGAACAGGCCGTGGATCGCGCCGTGAGCAAGACCCTGGAGCGCTTCGGCCGTTTCGACATCATGGTCAACAACGCGGTGAACTACACCTGGGGCCCGCTGGTGGGGCTGTCCACCGAGGAGTGGCACAAGAGCCTGCGCGGCAGCCTGGACGTGGCCTTCTTCGGCACCCGCGCGGCCATGCGCGTGATGCAGGGCAAGGGCGGTTCCATCGTCAACATGGGCTCGGTGGTGGGCCTGCTCGGCAGCCCCGGTCTCAGCGCCTACGGCGCGGCCAAGGCGGGCGTCGTCAATTTCAGCCGCGCGGCGGCACTGGAAGGCGCCCCCGAAAACATCCGGGTCAACGTGGTGATTCCGGGCGTGGTCTGGAGCGAAGGCACCCGCGAGGCGATGCGCAGCGAAGAGATGGCCGCCGGCACCGCGCGGTCGGTTCCGCTCAAGCGCATCGGCGAGCCCGAGGAAGTGGCCAACGCCATCCTCTTCCTGGCCTCGGACGAAGCCTCCTACATCACCGGCCAGACCCTGGTGGTCGATGGCGGCAAGACCAGCGAACTCAACGTCGGCGCCAGCGACTACACCTCGGCGACTTCCACTGAAATCAGATCGGCCCTGAGCGAGGCGTGA
- a CDS encoding nuclear transport factor 2 family protein: MNEQTLQARLDRLESLEEIRMLPAKYALALDMRDLDAWVGLFPEDIKVGQDKVGRAHLKAWIDDTLRLQFSTTSHHIGGHIIEFKDPDNACGVVYSKNEHEAGPEWVIMQMLYWDDYQRIDGRWFFRRRLPCYLYASDLNKPPIGEKKMRWPGREPYDGSWHELWPSWKTFWSEKPGDALPEVAEPAPLDAFLERMRRGSAAPRVRVR, from the coding sequence ATGAACGAGCAAACCTTGCAGGCGCGGCTGGACCGGCTGGAATCGCTGGAGGAAATCCGCATGCTTCCGGCCAAGTACGCGCTGGCCCTGGACATGCGTGACCTGGACGCCTGGGTCGGGCTGTTCCCTGAAGACATCAAGGTCGGCCAGGACAAGGTCGGCCGCGCTCACTTGAAGGCCTGGATCGACGACACCCTGCGCCTGCAGTTCAGCACCACCTCGCACCATATCGGCGGCCACATCATCGAGTTCAAGGACCCGGACAACGCCTGTGGCGTGGTCTATTCGAAGAACGAGCACGAGGCCGGCCCCGAGTGGGTGATCATGCAGATGCTCTATTGGGACGACTACCAGCGCATCGATGGACGCTGGTTCTTCCGCCGGCGCCTGCCGTGCTACCTCTACGCCAGCGACCTGAACAAGCCGCCCATCGGCGAGAAGAAGATGCGTTGGCCGGGCCGCGAGCCCTACGACGGCTCCTGGCATGAGCTGTGGCCGAGCTGGAAGACCTTCTGGAGCGAAAAGCCGGGTGATGCCCTGCCGGAAGTGGCCGAGCCGGCACCGCTGGACGCCTTCCTGGAACGCATGCGGCGCGGTTCGGCCGCACCCCGGGTGAGGGTGCGCTGA
- the cysD gene encoding sulfate adenylyltransferase subunit CysD yields MQRRQAMLTHLQRLEAESVQIIREVVAECENPVMLYSIGKDSAVMLHLAMKAFAPGKPPFPLLHVDTTWKFREMISFRDQTASRLGLELLVHVNPEGVERGINPFTHGSALHTDIWKTQGLKQALDQYGFDAAFGGARRDEEKSRAKERVFSIRSEQHRWDPKQQRPELWRLYNTRKRKGESLRVFPLSNWTELDIWQYIYLEGIPIVPLYFAQERPVVRRDGTLIMVDDERLPLLPGETPELRKVRFRTLGCYPLTGAIDSEADSLPAIIQEMLVSRTSERQGRLIDSDSSGSMEKKKQEGYF; encoded by the coding sequence ATCCAACGGAGGCAAGCGATGCTGACACACCTACAACGACTGGAAGCGGAGAGCGTCCAGATCATCCGGGAAGTCGTCGCCGAGTGTGAAAACCCGGTGATGCTCTACTCCATCGGCAAGGACAGCGCGGTCATGCTGCACCTGGCGATGAAGGCTTTCGCCCCCGGCAAGCCACCCTTCCCCCTGCTGCACGTGGACACCACCTGGAAGTTCCGCGAAATGATCAGCTTCCGCGACCAGACGGCCAGCCGCCTGGGCCTGGAACTGCTGGTACACGTCAACCCGGAGGGCGTGGAGCGCGGCATCAACCCCTTCACCCACGGTTCCGCCCTGCACACCGACATCTGGAAGACCCAGGGCCTGAAGCAGGCGCTGGACCAGTACGGTTTCGACGCCGCGTTTGGCGGCGCGCGGCGCGACGAGGAGAAATCCCGCGCCAAGGAGCGGGTGTTCTCGATCCGCTCCGAGCAGCACCGCTGGGACCCCAAGCAACAGCGTCCCGAGCTGTGGCGCCTGTACAACACTCGCAAACGCAAGGGCGAGAGCCTGCGCGTGTTCCCGCTCTCCAACTGGACCGAGCTGGACATCTGGCAATACATCTACCTCGAAGGCATCCCGATCGTGCCCCTGTACTTCGCCCAGGAACGTCCGGTGGTACGCCGGGACGGCACCCTGATCATGGTCGATGACGAGCGTTTGCCGCTGCTGCCCGGCGAAACACCCGAGCTGCGCAAGGTGCGCTTCCGCACCCTCGGCTGCTACCCGCTGACCGGTGCCATCGACAGCGAAGCCGACAGCCTTCCGGCCATCATCCAGGAAATGCTGGTGAGCCGGACCTCCGAACGCCAGGGCCGACTGATCGACTCCGATTCGTCCGGTTCCATGGAGAAGAAGAAGCAAGAGGGGTACTTCTGA
- a CDS encoding sulfotransferase, translated as MTLSIAPGSEFAPDSLLAEASARAGGLEDFGPGDFREALKVLEGALNQEARLSAHGRGLLREKLVAQLVNRLVIEDHCKRYPEILQQSIDDPLVIVGLPRTGTTLLQRVLSVDPQFSKAQWWETRYPAPLPGETLEQPEVRIGRAKAEVAAMIEFVPQILTIHPLDAEQPDEEFMLMEHSFLCAMDSYVNVPAYTAWLDRQDQVQVYAYLKKMLQFLSWQQARRGIAPGRRWLLKSPQHLHTLELLFQVFPRAQVVLTHRDPGKTIPSLASFIHTLWQIYSEEADPAQVGEQWNTRMARALRHTMAVREPMPDGAFLDVHFEDTVSQPLEVVERIYRFAGLELAADVRAAMVDWLAANGREKRAAHHYDAEAFGLDEARLQRDFGEYRARHLA; from the coding sequence ATGACCCTTTCCATCGCACCGGGCAGCGAATTCGCCCCCGACAGCCTGCTGGCCGAGGCCAGTGCCCGCGCTGGCGGCCTGGAGGACTTCGGTCCTGGCGACTTCCGCGAGGCCCTGAAGGTCCTTGAGGGCGCCCTGAACCAGGAGGCCCGCCTCTCTGCCCACGGACGCGGCCTGCTTCGGGAGAAGCTGGTGGCGCAACTGGTCAACCGCCTGGTGATCGAAGACCACTGCAAGCGCTATCCGGAAATCCTCCAGCAGTCCATCGACGATCCGCTGGTGATCGTCGGCCTGCCGCGTACCGGCACCACGCTGTTGCAGCGCGTGCTGTCGGTGGACCCGCAGTTCAGCAAGGCGCAATGGTGGGAGACCCGCTACCCGGCGCCGTTGCCCGGGGAGACGCTGGAGCAACCTGAGGTGCGCATCGGCCGGGCAAAGGCCGAGGTCGCCGCGATGATCGAGTTCGTGCCGCAGATCCTCACCATCCATCCGCTGGATGCCGAGCAGCCGGACGAAGAGTTCATGCTCATGGAGCATTCGTTCCTCTGCGCCATGGATTCCTATGTGAACGTGCCGGCCTATACCGCCTGGCTCGATCGCCAGGACCAGGTCCAGGTCTACGCCTACCTGAAGAAGATGCTGCAGTTCCTGAGCTGGCAGCAGGCCCGTCGCGGCATCGCACCGGGGCGCCGCTGGCTGCTGAAGAGCCCGCAGCACCTGCACACCCTGGAGCTGCTGTTCCAGGTCTTCCCGCGTGCCCAGGTGGTGCTCACCCACCGCGATCCGGGCAAGACCATTCCTTCCCTGGCGAGCTTTATCCACACCCTCTGGCAGATCTACAGCGAAGAGGCGGACCCGGCCCAGGTGGGCGAGCAGTGGAACACCCGCATGGCCCGCGCCCTGCGCCACACCATGGCGGTCCGCGAGCCCATGCCGGATGGGGCGTTTCTCGACGTGCACTTCGAGGACACCGTCAGCCAGCCGCTGGAGGTGGTGGAGCGGATCTACCGCTTCGCCGGGCTGGAGCTTGCGGCGGACGTGCGCGCCGCCATGGTCGACTGGCTGGCCGCCAATGGCCGTGAGAAGCGCGCCGCGCATCACTACGACGCCGAGGCGTTCGGCCTCGACGAGGCGCGGCTGCAGCGCGATTTCGGCGAGTACCGTGCGCGCCACCTGGCCTGA
- a CDS encoding DUF1214 domain-containing protein: MTTENIEQQVCSGQVWSDFCDQLKRSGEQILRSEAPSDAHTRAEGFRYLTRLLRIALEMHLEFADPDFPGFFSPSHETAKIGADNPDNLYQYARLNGQHQYRVSGRRGSVSYLSFGTQKGGYESDGKMIQTGFIDASQLQLEADGSFEVILSQEPPAQGNWVRLEPESNALIVRQTFLDRASEQPAQLRIERLDSRQQPEPLSAARLQQSLGRAASFVENTARLFADWAESYQVQTNRLPPADQALCQSVGGDPNIFYYHGYWDLADDEALLIEVDQVPDCDFWNLQINNYWMESLDYRHHRICLNKHSAQLDERGGVRLVLSHRNPGLPNWLETAGHANGTLCLRWVGARRPVHPTTRVVKLDHLKELQ, translated from the coding sequence ATGACGACCGAGAACATCGAGCAACAGGTGTGCAGCGGGCAGGTCTGGAGCGATTTCTGCGACCAGCTCAAACGTAGCGGTGAGCAGATCCTGCGCAGCGAGGCACCCAGCGATGCGCACACCCGCGCCGAGGGGTTCCGCTACCTCACGCGCCTGTTGCGCATTGCCCTGGAAATGCACCTGGAGTTCGCTGACCCGGACTTCCCCGGCTTCTTCTCGCCGTCCCACGAGACGGCCAAGATCGGCGCCGACAACCCGGACAACCTCTACCAGTACGCCCGCCTGAACGGCCAGCATCAGTACCGCGTCAGCGGCCGTCGCGGCAGCGTGTCCTACCTCAGTTTCGGCACCCAGAAGGGCGGCTACGAGAGCGACGGCAAGATGATCCAGACCGGCTTCATCGATGCCAGCCAGCTGCAGCTGGAGGCCGATGGCAGCTTCGAAGTCATCCTCAGCCAGGAGCCGCCGGCCCAGGGCAACTGGGTGCGCCTGGAGCCGGAGAGCAACGCGCTGATCGTGCGCCAGACCTTCCTCGACCGCGCCAGCGAGCAGCCCGCGCAACTCCGCATCGAGCGGCTGGACAGTCGCCAGCAGCCCGAGCCCCTGAGCGCCGCGCGCCTGCAGCAGAGCCTGGGCCGCGCCGCCAGCTTCGTCGAGAACACCGCGCGCCTGTTCGCGGATTGGGCCGAGAGCTACCAGGTCCAGACCAACCGCCTGCCGCCGGCGGACCAGGCCCTGTGTCAGTCGGTGGGCGGCGACCCGAACATCTTCTACTACCACGGCTACTGGGACCTGGCTGACGACGAGGCGCTGCTGATCGAGGTCGACCAGGTGCCGGACTGCGATTTCTGGAACCTGCAAATCAACAACTACTGGATGGAGTCGCTGGACTACCGCCACCACCGCATCTGCCTGAACAAGCATTCGGCGCAGCTGGATGAGCGTGGTGGCGTCCGCCTGGTGCTGAGCCACCGCAACCCCGGCCTGCCGAACTGGCTGGAAACCGCCGGCCATGCCAACGGCACCCTCTGCCTGCGCTGGGTCGGCGCCCGCCGGCCCGTCCATCCCACCACCCGCGTGGTCAAGCTGGACCACCTGAAGGAGCTGCAATGA
- a CDS encoding SDR family NAD(P)-dependent oxidoreductase — protein MDIQLNVPASPVLVTGGASGIGEATAEALAAVKRPVAIWDLQADKAQAVAARLAEQYGVPCLGVGIDLRDPAAIDSALDLTRAELGAPGALVHAAGVVDQSGLEQLTAERWDLVLNVNLRAMALLVQAMLPDLRSHPGSAVVGIASINATLGNGLIPAYSASKGGMLSMVRSLADALGADGIRVNSVSPGQILTPMVAPIAAARPGHFERRIILGRLGQPQEIGRVVRFLLSDEASYINAAEIVVDGGNISSQR, from the coding sequence ATGGATATCCAACTGAATGTTCCAGCCAGCCCGGTGCTGGTGACTGGCGGTGCTTCCGGTATCGGTGAGGCCACTGCCGAGGCGCTGGCGGCCGTGAAGCGCCCGGTGGCCATCTGGGACCTGCAGGCCGACAAGGCCCAGGCCGTGGCGGCGCGTCTGGCCGAGCAGTACGGCGTGCCCTGCCTGGGTGTGGGCATCGACCTGCGCGATCCGGCGGCCATCGATTCAGCCCTGGACCTTACCCGCGCCGAGCTGGGTGCGCCGGGCGCCCTCGTGCATGCCGCTGGCGTGGTCGATCAGAGCGGCCTGGAACAGCTCACGGCGGAGCGCTGGGACCTGGTGCTGAACGTCAACCTGCGCGCCATGGCGCTGCTGGTGCAGGCCATGCTGCCGGACCTGCGGTCCCATCCGGGTTCTGCGGTGGTCGGCATCGCCTCGATCAACGCCACCCTCGGCAACGGGCTGATTCCGGCTTACAGCGCCTCCAAAGGCGGCATGCTGTCGATGGTGCGTTCCCTGGCCGACGCCCTGGGCGCCGATGGCATTCGCGTCAATTCGGTTTCGCCGGGGCAGATCCTCACGCCGATGGTGGCGCCGATCGCCGCGGCGCGGCCCGGTCATTTCGAGCGCCGGATCATCCTTGGCCGCCTGGGCCAGCCGCAGGAGATCGGCCGGGTGGTGCGCTTCCTGCTGTCCGACGAAGCCAGCTACATCAACGCCGCCGAGATCGTCGTCGACGGCGGCAACATTTCCTCGCAGCGCTGA
- a CDS encoding SDR family oxidoreductase: MLLKDKVVMISGIGPGMGIKLALEAAREGARAVAICARNEARLRDAEQRIRALGTDCQVFWMPTDVSDAKACRAFAKATVERFGRIDALVNSAYAHGGFDSLEGCSDELLQEALDVNLFGSLHLTRAVLPQMKAQRAGAVVMISTLGVHQPYAGGGAYAVSKGTLAVAVRYLASELAEHGLRVNGLACGWMWGEPVQAHVRQAAAARGVSEEQVRAEFSAGIPGGRMPGDEECARAALFLASDYASAINGVQLDANGGELMR, encoded by the coding sequence ATGCTGCTGAAAGACAAGGTTGTGATGATCTCCGGCATCGGCCCGGGCATGGGCATCAAGCTCGCCCTGGAAGCCGCCCGTGAAGGCGCTCGCGCCGTCGCCATCTGCGCCCGTAACGAGGCGCGCCTGCGTGACGCGGAGCAGCGCATCCGCGCCCTGGGCACGGACTGCCAGGTCTTCTGGATGCCCACTGATGTCAGCGATGCCAAGGCCTGCCGGGCCTTTGCCAAGGCCACGGTGGAGCGCTTCGGGCGCATTGATGCCCTGGTCAACAGCGCCTATGCCCATGGCGGCTTCGACTCGCTGGAAGGCTGTTCGGACGAGCTGCTGCAGGAGGCCCTGGACGTCAACCTGTTCGGCTCGCTGCACCTGACCCGCGCCGTCCTGCCGCAGATGAAGGCCCAGCGCGCCGGCGCCGTCGTCATGATCAGCACCCTGGGCGTTCACCAGCCCTATGCGGGCGGCGGTGCCTACGCCGTGTCCAAGGGCACCCTGGCCGTGGCGGTGCGTTACCTGGCATCCGAGCTCGCCGAGCATGGCCTGCGGGTGAACGGCCTGGCCTGCGGCTGGATGTGGGGCGAGCCGGTGCAGGCGCACGTGCGTCAGGCAGCGGCGGCACGGGGTGTGAGTGAGGAGCAGGTGCGCGCCGAATTCAGCGCGGGGATTCCCGGCGGGCGCATGCCGGGCGACGAGGAATGCGCCCGCGCGGCACTGTTCCTGGCCTCCGACTACGCCAGCGCCATCAACGGTGTGCAGCTGGACGCCAATGGTGGCGAGCTGATGCGCTGA
- a CDS encoding alkene reductase: protein MARVESATLDRLFEPVQLGELRLANRIVMAPMTRSRADGFDAPSELHAAYYGQRADAGLIIAEGTYPSPEGKGYCRTPGIVTAGQIDAWRRVTGRVRERGGASTVLQLMHVGRVASRHNKAVDADTVAPSAIAAQGSLYSDSHGMVPMDVPRALESAEIVRVIEAYRQAALNARAAGFDGVELHCSSGYLPMQFLLAGSNQRQDGYGGSLTNRIRFAVETLEAMAGAIGAGRVGLRIIPGNPYNDMQDDDPAATYGALLEAVDPLGLAYVQVSRSPQPGLDAFALVRRHFSGPLILNDGFEGGSAAQAVADGVGEAVSFARHFIGNPDLVARLRERQALAGFDRSTLYTPGARGYTDYPALGATDNSQEGRP, encoded by the coding sequence ATGGCCCGTGTCGAATCCGCCACCCTCGACCGCCTGTTCGAACCGGTGCAACTGGGCGAGCTGCGCCTGGCCAACCGCATTGTCATGGCACCCATGACCCGCAGCCGCGCCGACGGTTTCGACGCGCCGAGCGAACTGCACGCGGCCTACTACGGCCAGCGCGCGGACGCCGGCCTGATCATTGCCGAGGGCACCTATCCCAGCCCTGAAGGCAAGGGGTATTGCCGCACGCCGGGCATCGTCACGGCCGGGCAGATCGACGCCTGGCGCCGGGTGACCGGGCGTGTGCGCGAGCGCGGCGGGGCGAGTACGGTCCTGCAATTGATGCACGTGGGGCGGGTCGCAAGTCGACACAACAAGGCCGTCGATGCCGACACCGTGGCGCCGTCGGCCATTGCCGCGCAGGGCAGCCTGTACAGCGACAGCCACGGCATGGTGCCGATGGACGTCCCGCGCGCCCTGGAAAGCGCGGAGATCGTCAGGGTGATCGAGGCGTACCGGCAGGCGGCACTGAATGCCCGTGCAGCGGGATTCGACGGTGTGGAGCTGCACTGCAGCAGCGGTTATCTGCCGATGCAGTTCCTCCTGGCGGGCAGCAACCAGCGCCAGGACGGCTATGGCGGCTCGCTGACCAACCGCATCCGCTTCGCGGTGGAAACACTGGAGGCCATGGCCGGGGCGATCGGCGCGGGCCGGGTCGGCCTGCGGATCATCCCCGGCAATCCCTACAACGACATGCAGGACGACGATCCCGCCGCCACCTACGGCGCGCTGCTGGAGGCGGTGGACCCGCTGGGCCTGGCCTACGTCCAGGTCAGCCGCTCACCGCAGCCAGGCCTGGATGCCTTTGCCCTGGTGCGTCGGCATTTCAGCGGCCCGCTGATTCTCAACGATGGCTTCGAGGGGGGCAGTGCCGCCCAAGCCGTTGCGGACGGTGTGGGGGAGGCGGTGTCCTTCGCGCGCCATTTCATCGGCAACCCGGATCTTGTGGCACGGCTGCGCGAGCGGCAGGCACTTGCCGGGTTCGACCGTTCCACGCTCTATACCCCGGGGGCTCGCGGTTACACCGACTATCCGGCCCTGGGCGCAACCGACAATTCGCAAGAGGGTCGCCCATGA